A window of Mytilus edulis chromosome 10, xbMytEdul2.2, whole genome shotgun sequence contains these coding sequences:
- the LOC139491093 gene encoding ensconsin-like isoform X31 has translation MDVDNKTDSMETENMVNSKVPSAGPEGDSIETIGNGPKYDDIKISKDGDNFVNIDAVKKPFSDFIHLDNMSALSGDSGGIQDTHSIASMTASGTSSSNKSPNHKADTDKEKDHVKKEKEKEREDKIRQQKEKLAEERQKKLEEMKEQQRLAQEKREKQLELRRLKIEELRRRDDERRHAVEERRRRQETEEMARRESIIQKSAERITRFEQWKASGRKGGSRLSYGFGSRTPRDVCVPFDRRRSSSHTGLSRHSPNGSDSDYYRPQRRAVSACSAVRRHCCIDINRLTAGNGPPPTRPKSSINLNTKENIKLRERSTPRKPRPSSVATSMPSFMHVESPSPKMRSKSSDRVNRDKSKGTVPPQPKFTPKKEKDALNKQEKSNDKKDDKKKFDPRILLAEKRKAEQQKKAEEAKREGSPEKTDKSKMKMSQSSIDRLSAPKQVKVKEDTPTKQEPVKATHVKKPPTVPRTKTPEVPRTKTPAVSRTKTPEAPRTKTPAVPRTKTLAVPRTKTSVKKAKPTKQKGKENKETSMKDKKTGKSEKISSTEKLDVKEEGKPRSKPSTPTKQVRSKSGSPSKMQVSFDSSLVSSTDAISNDQLFESIEDETLPDLGDSSPDHSASSDREGLKVENLDDSLNKSIEEIQDMEIVAGNFEGEKEGVVEKSSSPMPDVVPHVEESKNESDEEKVVKSIPVILEPAVTSTPSREARDLSPASKAGTPASASKSQKELELEEYRAKLAEKRRQAREKAEREAEIERQKQEQLRLEEEERQRKEEEEEKKIEEEAERLAEEARRMEGERLRKAIEAEELRKKEEAERTEQEKLAREEAERKQKEEAERMEKERIEKIKRDDEERTERKKKLAAIMSKVKSDKNLASHGSDSNLSSMSMSQSLTNLVSNEEEQPKEELTVTTDSTPKFKSPLLQKLAENKQNGGETPKFKSPLLQSLLGKKGRLAEKLEAEKSETETDSDRSDTDTKVSTETREISHISADCNSDASDSSDNNSVINADTLNNGIHNGHIKELVDSSISMRTVDSLGTSVTDSSLYGSLTDSATTADHKFEQIIDLAVTNAKYNTSDDLLNCNTNITFDNNQEEETLPKPIIAFEENATRRQEVADFL, from the exons atgGATGTAGACAACAAAACGgattccatggaaacagaaaatatGGTTAATAGTAAAGTCCCGTCAGCCGGACCTGAAGGAGATAGTATTGAAACAATTGGCAATGGTCCTAAATATGACGATATTAAAATCTCCAAAGACGGTGATAATTTTGTGAATATTGACGCTGTGAAAAAGCCGTTTTCTGATTTTATACATTTGGATAATATGTCGGCATTGTCTGGTGACAGTGGCGGAATACAGGATACACACTCCATAGCCAGTATGACAGCATCTGGAACAAGTTCTAGTAATAAAAGTCCAAATCATAAAGCAGACACTGACAAAGAAAAAG ATCatgtcaaaaaagaaaaagagaaagaAAGGGAAGACAAAATAAGACAACAGAAGGAAAAACTGGCAGAAGAGAGACAGAAAAAGTTGGAGGAAATGAAAGAACAACAAAGACTTGCTCAAGAAAAGAGAGAGAAACAGTTGGAACTGAGACGATTAAAGATAGAGGAGCTGAGACGAAGAGATGATGAAAGAAGGCATGCAGTAGAAGAAAGAAGAAGGCGTCAAGAAACAGAAGAAATG gcAAGAAGAGAATCCATTATCCAGAAATCCGCAGAAAGAATAACAAGATTTGAACAGTGGAAAGCTAGTGGTAGAAAAGGAGGTAGTAGATTATCCTATGGCTTTGGAAGTCGTACGCCGCGTGATGTGTGTGTACCTTTCGATCGGCGACGGTCCTCCTCACATACTGGGCTGAGCAGGCACTCGCCAAATGGTTCTGACTCTGACTACTATAGACCACAACGCAGGGCTGTTTCAGCCTGCAGTGCGGTCAGACGGCACTGCTGTATTGATATTAACCGCCTCACTG CTGGTAATGGACCTCCCCCAACACGCCCAAAGAGCAGTATCAACTTAAACACTAAGGAAAACATCAAACTGCGAGAGAGATCCACACCACGAAAACCACGTCCTTCCAGTGTGGCAACTTCCATGCCTAGTTTTATGCATGTGGAGTCTCCATCACCAAAGATGAGAAGTAAAAGTAGTGATAGAGTAAACAGAG ATAAATCTAAAGGAACAGTGCCACCTCAGCCTAAGTTTACACCAAAGAAGGAGAAAGATGCTCTCAATAAACAAGAGAAGAGCAATGATAAGAAA gACGACAAGAAGAAATTTGACCCCAGAATATTATTGGCAGAGAAGAGGAAAGCTGAACAACAGAAGAAAGCAGAAGAGGCCAAAAGAGAAGGCTCACCTGAGAAAACTGACAAATCCAAAATGAAGATGTCACAGAGTTCCATTGACAGACTTTCGGCACCAAaacaggtcaaggtcaaagaagATACACCCACCAAACAAGAACCAGTCAAAGCAACACAT GTCAAAAAGCCACCTACAGTACCTCGTACCAAAACCCCAGAAGTACCTCGAACTAAAACCCCAGCAGTATCTCGTACCAAAACCCCAGAAGCACCTCGAACTAAAACCCCAGCAGTACCTCGTACTAAAACCCTAGCAGTTCCCCGTACTAAAACCTCAGTTAAGAAG gcCAAGCCTACCAAGCAGAAAggaaaagaaaacaaagaaacatcTATGAAAGACAAAAAGACTGGGAAATCTGAAAAGATTTCTAGTACAGAAAAGTTGGATGTTAAAGAAGAGGGCAAACCTCGAAGTAAACCTTCTACTCCAACAAAACAAGTTCGCTCTAAGAGTGGCAGTCCTTCTAAGATGCAGGTTTCGTTTGATTCCTCCCTTGTTTCTTCTACTGATGCTATCAGCAATGATCAGCTTTTTGAATCAATAGAAGATGAAACTCTTCCCGATTTGGGAGATTCTTCCCCTGACCATTCAGCATCATCAGATAGAGAGGGACTGAAAGTTGAAAATCTAGACGACAGCCTCAACAAAAGTATCGAAGAAATTCAAGACATGGAAATTGTGGCTGGTAATTTTGAAGGTGAAAAGGAAGGTGTGGTAGAAAAGAGCAGTTCTCCAATGCCAGATGTTGTGCCACATGTCGAGGAATCAAAGAACGAAAGTGATGAGGAAAAGGTTGTAAAGTCGATTCCCGTGATTCTGGAGCCAGCGGTAACTTCTACTCCTTCCAGAGAGGCGAGAGATTTATCACCAGCCTCTAAAGCCGGTACACCTGCATCAGCCTCTAAGTCACAGAAAGAACTGGAACTGGAAGAATACAGAGCTAAACTAGCTGAGAAGAGAAGACAAGCCAGAGAAAAGGCTGAACGGGAAGCAGAAATTGAGAGACAAAAACAAGAACAACTAAG ACTTGAGGAAGAAGAAAGGCAAAGaaaggaagaagaggaagaaaaGAAAATTGAGGAAGAAGCAGAAAGATTAGCTGAGGAGGCTAGAAGAATGGAGGGTGAGAGATTGAGAAAAGCTATTGAAGCAGAGGAACTGAGGAAAAAAGAGGAAGCTGAAAGGACTGAACAAGAAAAATTAGCT aggGAAGAGGCTGAAAGAAAACAGAAAGAAGAAGCAGAGAGAATGGAGAaagaaagaatagagaaaattaaGAGAGATGATGAGGAGAGAACAGAAAGGAAAAAG aaactaGCTGCAATTATGTCCAAAGTTAAATCAGATAAAAATCTGGCTTCACAT GGATCCGATTCAAACTTGTCCTCAATGTCCATGTCACAGAGTTTGACCAACCTGGTTTCAAATGAAGAGGAACAACCCAAAGAAGAACTTACAGTCACAACAGATTCTACTCCAAAATTCAAATCCCCTTTGTTACAAAAACTggctgaaaataaacaaaatggggGTGAAACTCCAAAATTCAAATCTCCACTTTTACAAAGTTTATTAGGAAAGAAAGGACGATTGGCAGAAAAACTGGAAGCCGAAAAATCGGAAACAGAAACTGACTCTGATAGAAGTGATACAGACACAAAAGTTTCTACAGAAACAAGGGAGATAAGTCATATAAGTGCTGATTGTAATAGTGACGCTAGTGATAGTAGCGACAATAATTCTGTGATAAACGCTGATACGTTAAACAATGGTATTCATAACGGACATATAAAAGAATTGGTAGATTCTAG
- the LOC139491093 gene encoding ensconsin-like isoform X46, with translation MDVDNKTDSMETENMVNSKVPSAGPEGDSIETIGNGPKYDDIKISKDGDNFVNIDAVKKPFSDFIHLDNMSALSGDSGGIQDTHSIASMTASGTSSSNKSPNHKADTDKEKDHVKKEKEKEREDKIRQQKEKLAEERQKKLEEMKEQQRLAQEKREKQLELRRLKIEELRRRDDERRHAVEERRRRQETEEMARRESIIQKSAERITRFEQWKASGRKGGSRLSYGFGSRTPRDVCVPFDRRRSSSHTGLSRHSPNGSDSDYYRPQRRAVSACSAVRRHCCIDINRLTALNTISEKRRSFLAGNGPPPTRPKSSINLNTKENIKLRERSTPRKPRPSSVATSMPSFMHVESPSPKMRSKSSDRVNRDKSKGTVPPQPKFTPKKEKDALNKQEKSNDKKDDKKKFDPRILLAEKRKAEQQKKAEEAKREGSPEKTDKSKMKMSQSSIDRLSAPKQVKVKEDTPTKQEPVKATHAKPTKQKGKENKETSMKDKKTGKSEKISSTEKLDVKEEGKPRSKPSTPTKQVRSKSGSPSKMQVSFDSSLVSSTDAISNDQLFESIEDETLPDLGDSSPDHSASSDREGLKVENLDDSLNKSIEEIQDMEIVAGNFEGEKEGVVEKSSSPMPDVVPHVEESKNESDEEKVVKSIPVILEPAVTSTPSREARDLSPASKAGTPASASKSQKELELEEYRAKLAEKRRQAREKAEREAEIERQKQEQLRLEEEERQRKEEEEEKKIEEEAERLAEEARRMEGERLRKAIEAEELRKKEEAERTEQEKLAREEAERKQKEEAERMEKERIEKIKRDDEERTERKKKLAAIMSKVKSDKNLASHGSDSNLSSMSMSQSLTNLVSNEEEQPKEELTVTTDSTPKFKSPLLQKLAENKQNGGETPKFKSPLLQSLLGKKGRLAEKLEAEKSETETDSDRSDTDTKVSTETREISHISADCNSDASDSSDNNSVINADTLNNGIHNGHIKELVDSSISMRTVDSLGTSVTDSSLYGSLTDSATTADHKFEQIIDLAVTNAKYNTSDDLLNCNTNITFDNNQEEETLPKPIIAFEENATRRQEVADFL, from the exons atgGATGTAGACAACAAAACGgattccatggaaacagaaaatatGGTTAATAGTAAAGTCCCGTCAGCCGGACCTGAAGGAGATAGTATTGAAACAATTGGCAATGGTCCTAAATATGACGATATTAAAATCTCCAAAGACGGTGATAATTTTGTGAATATTGACGCTGTGAAAAAGCCGTTTTCTGATTTTATACATTTGGATAATATGTCGGCATTGTCTGGTGACAGTGGCGGAATACAGGATACACACTCCATAGCCAGTATGACAGCATCTGGAACAAGTTCTAGTAATAAAAGTCCAAATCATAAAGCAGACACTGACAAAGAAAAAG ATCatgtcaaaaaagaaaaagagaaagaAAGGGAAGACAAAATAAGACAACAGAAGGAAAAACTGGCAGAAGAGAGACAGAAAAAGTTGGAGGAAATGAAAGAACAACAAAGACTTGCTCAAGAAAAGAGAGAGAAACAGTTGGAACTGAGACGATTAAAGATAGAGGAGCTGAGACGAAGAGATGATGAAAGAAGGCATGCAGTAGAAGAAAGAAGAAGGCGTCAAGAAACAGAAGAAATG gcAAGAAGAGAATCCATTATCCAGAAATCCGCAGAAAGAATAACAAGATTTGAACAGTGGAAAGCTAGTGGTAGAAAAGGAGGTAGTAGATTATCCTATGGCTTTGGAAGTCGTACGCCGCGTGATGTGTGTGTACCTTTCGATCGGCGACGGTCCTCCTCACATACTGGGCTGAGCAGGCACTCGCCAAATGGTTCTGACTCTGACTACTATAGACCACAACGCAGGGCTGTTTCAGCCTGCAGTGCGGTCAGACGGCACTGCTGTATTGATATTAACCGCCTCACTG CTCTCAACACCATCTCCGAAAAACGTCGATCTTTTCTAGCTGGTAATGGACCTCCCCCAACACGCCCAAAGAGCAGTATCAACTTAAACACTAAGGAAAACATCAAACTGCGAGAGAGATCCACACCACGAAAACCACGTCCTTCCAGTGTGGCAACTTCCATGCCTAGTTTTATGCATGTGGAGTCTCCATCACCAAAGATGAGAAGTAAAAGTAGTGATAGAGTAAACAGAG ATAAATCTAAAGGAACAGTGCCACCTCAGCCTAAGTTTACACCAAAGAAGGAGAAAGATGCTCTCAATAAACAAGAGAAGAGCAATGATAAGAAA gACGACAAGAAGAAATTTGACCCCAGAATATTATTGGCAGAGAAGAGGAAAGCTGAACAACAGAAGAAAGCAGAAGAGGCCAAAAGAGAAGGCTCACCTGAGAAAACTGACAAATCCAAAATGAAGATGTCACAGAGTTCCATTGACAGACTTTCGGCACCAAaacaggtcaaggtcaaagaagATACACCCACCAAACAAGAACCAGTCAAAGCAACACAT gcCAAGCCTACCAAGCAGAAAggaaaagaaaacaaagaaacatcTATGAAAGACAAAAAGACTGGGAAATCTGAAAAGATTTCTAGTACAGAAAAGTTGGATGTTAAAGAAGAGGGCAAACCTCGAAGTAAACCTTCTACTCCAACAAAACAAGTTCGCTCTAAGAGTGGCAGTCCTTCTAAGATGCAGGTTTCGTTTGATTCCTCCCTTGTTTCTTCTACTGATGCTATCAGCAATGATCAGCTTTTTGAATCAATAGAAGATGAAACTCTTCCCGATTTGGGAGATTCTTCCCCTGACCATTCAGCATCATCAGATAGAGAGGGACTGAAAGTTGAAAATCTAGACGACAGCCTCAACAAAAGTATCGAAGAAATTCAAGACATGGAAATTGTGGCTGGTAATTTTGAAGGTGAAAAGGAAGGTGTGGTAGAAAAGAGCAGTTCTCCAATGCCAGATGTTGTGCCACATGTCGAGGAATCAAAGAACGAAAGTGATGAGGAAAAGGTTGTAAAGTCGATTCCCGTGATTCTGGAGCCAGCGGTAACTTCTACTCCTTCCAGAGAGGCGAGAGATTTATCACCAGCCTCTAAAGCCGGTACACCTGCATCAGCCTCTAAGTCACAGAAAGAACTGGAACTGGAAGAATACAGAGCTAAACTAGCTGAGAAGAGAAGACAAGCCAGAGAAAAGGCTGAACGGGAAGCAGAAATTGAGAGACAAAAACAAGAACAACTAAG ACTTGAGGAAGAAGAAAGGCAAAGaaaggaagaagaggaagaaaaGAAAATTGAGGAAGAAGCAGAAAGATTAGCTGAGGAGGCTAGAAGAATGGAGGGTGAGAGATTGAGAAAAGCTATTGAAGCAGAGGAACTGAGGAAAAAAGAGGAAGCTGAAAGGACTGAACAAGAAAAATTAGCT aggGAAGAGGCTGAAAGAAAACAGAAAGAAGAAGCAGAGAGAATGGAGAaagaaagaatagagaaaattaaGAGAGATGATGAGGAGAGAACAGAAAGGAAAAAG aaactaGCTGCAATTATGTCCAAAGTTAAATCAGATAAAAATCTGGCTTCACAT GGATCCGATTCAAACTTGTCCTCAATGTCCATGTCACAGAGTTTGACCAACCTGGTTTCAAATGAAGAGGAACAACCCAAAGAAGAACTTACAGTCACAACAGATTCTACTCCAAAATTCAAATCCCCTTTGTTACAAAAACTggctgaaaataaacaaaatggggGTGAAACTCCAAAATTCAAATCTCCACTTTTACAAAGTTTATTAGGAAAGAAAGGACGATTGGCAGAAAAACTGGAAGCCGAAAAATCGGAAACAGAAACTGACTCTGATAGAAGTGATACAGACACAAAAGTTTCTACAGAAACAAGGGAGATAAGTCATATAAGTGCTGATTGTAATAGTGACGCTAGTGATAGTAGCGACAATAATTCTGTGATAAACGCTGATACGTTAAACAATGGTATTCATAACGGACATATAAAAGAATTGGTAGATTCTAG
- the LOC139491093 gene encoding ensconsin-like isoform X26 — protein MDVDNKTDSMETENMVNSKVPSAGPEGDSIETIGNGPKYDDIKISKDGDNFVNIDAVKKPFSDFIHLDNMSALSGDSGGIQDTHSIASMTASGTSSSNKSPNHKADTDKEKDHVKKEKEKEREDKIRQQKEKLAEERQKKLEEMKEQQRLAQEKREKQLELRRLKIEELRRRDDERRHAVEERRRRQETEEMARRESIIQKSAERITRFEQWKASGRKGGSRLSYGFGSRTPRDVCVPFDRRRSSSHTGLSRHSPNGSDSDYYRPQRRAVSACSAVRRHCCIDINRLTALNTISEKRRSFLAGNGPPPTRPKSSINLNTKENIKLRERSTPRKPRPSSVATSMPSFMHVESPSPKMRSKSSDRVNRDKSKGTVPPQPKFTPKKEKDALNKQEKSNDKKDDKKKFDPRILLAEKRKAEQQKKAEEAKREGSPEKTDKSKMKMSQSSIDRLSAPKQVKVKEDTPTKQEPVKATHVKKPPTVPRTKTPEVPRTKTPAVSRTKTPEAPRTKTPAVPRTKTLAVPRTKTSVKKAKPTKQKGKENKETSMKDKKTGKSEKISSTEKLDVKEEGKPRSKPSTPTKQVRSKSGSPSKMQVSFDSSLVSSTDAISNDQLFESIEDETLPDLGDSSPDHSASSDREGLKVENLDDSLNKSIEEIQDMEIVAGNFEGEKEGVVEKSSSPMPDVVPHVEESKNESDEEKVVKSIPVILEPAVTSTPSREARDLSPASKAGTPASASKSQKELELEEYRAKLAEKRRQAREKAEREAEIERQKQEQLRLEEEERQRKEEEEEKKIEEEAERLAEEARRMEGERLRKAIEAEELRKKEEAERTEQEKLAREEAERKQKEEAERMEKERIEKIKRDDEERTERKKKLAAIMSKVKSDKNLASHGSDSNLSSMSMSQSLTNLVSNEEEQPKEELTVTTDSTPKFKSPLLQKLAENKQNGGETPKFKSPLLQSLLGKKGRLAEKLEAEKSETETDSDRSDTDTKVSTETREISHISADCNSDASDSSDNNSVINADTLNNGIHNGHIKELVDSSISMRTVDSLGTSVTDSSLYGSLTDSATTADHKFEQIIDLAVTNAKYNTSDDLLNCNTNITFDNNQEEETLPKPIIAFEENATRRQEVADFL, from the exons atgGATGTAGACAACAAAACGgattccatggaaacagaaaatatGGTTAATAGTAAAGTCCCGTCAGCCGGACCTGAAGGAGATAGTATTGAAACAATTGGCAATGGTCCTAAATATGACGATATTAAAATCTCCAAAGACGGTGATAATTTTGTGAATATTGACGCTGTGAAAAAGCCGTTTTCTGATTTTATACATTTGGATAATATGTCGGCATTGTCTGGTGACAGTGGCGGAATACAGGATACACACTCCATAGCCAGTATGACAGCATCTGGAACAAGTTCTAGTAATAAAAGTCCAAATCATAAAGCAGACACTGACAAAGAAAAAG ATCatgtcaaaaaagaaaaagagaaagaAAGGGAAGACAAAATAAGACAACAGAAGGAAAAACTGGCAGAAGAGAGACAGAAAAAGTTGGAGGAAATGAAAGAACAACAAAGACTTGCTCAAGAAAAGAGAGAGAAACAGTTGGAACTGAGACGATTAAAGATAGAGGAGCTGAGACGAAGAGATGATGAAAGAAGGCATGCAGTAGAAGAAAGAAGAAGGCGTCAAGAAACAGAAGAAATG gcAAGAAGAGAATCCATTATCCAGAAATCCGCAGAAAGAATAACAAGATTTGAACAGTGGAAAGCTAGTGGTAGAAAAGGAGGTAGTAGATTATCCTATGGCTTTGGAAGTCGTACGCCGCGTGATGTGTGTGTACCTTTCGATCGGCGACGGTCCTCCTCACATACTGGGCTGAGCAGGCACTCGCCAAATGGTTCTGACTCTGACTACTATAGACCACAACGCAGGGCTGTTTCAGCCTGCAGTGCGGTCAGACGGCACTGCTGTATTGATATTAACCGCCTCACTG CTCTCAACACCATCTCCGAAAAACGTCGATCTTTTCTAGCTGGTAATGGACCTCCCCCAACACGCCCAAAGAGCAGTATCAACTTAAACACTAAGGAAAACATCAAACTGCGAGAGAGATCCACACCACGAAAACCACGTCCTTCCAGTGTGGCAACTTCCATGCCTAGTTTTATGCATGTGGAGTCTCCATCACCAAAGATGAGAAGTAAAAGTAGTGATAGAGTAAACAGAG ATAAATCTAAAGGAACAGTGCCACCTCAGCCTAAGTTTACACCAAAGAAGGAGAAAGATGCTCTCAATAAACAAGAGAAGAGCAATGATAAGAAA gACGACAAGAAGAAATTTGACCCCAGAATATTATTGGCAGAGAAGAGGAAAGCTGAACAACAGAAGAAAGCAGAAGAGGCCAAAAGAGAAGGCTCACCTGAGAAAACTGACAAATCCAAAATGAAGATGTCACAGAGTTCCATTGACAGACTTTCGGCACCAAaacaggtcaaggtcaaagaagATACACCCACCAAACAAGAACCAGTCAAAGCAACACAT GTCAAAAAGCCACCTACAGTACCTCGTACCAAAACCCCAGAAGTACCTCGAACTAAAACCCCAGCAGTATCTCGTACCAAAACCCCAGAAGCACCTCGAACTAAAACCCCAGCAGTACCTCGTACTAAAACCCTAGCAGTTCCCCGTACTAAAACCTCAGTTAAGAAG gcCAAGCCTACCAAGCAGAAAggaaaagaaaacaaagaaacatcTATGAAAGACAAAAAGACTGGGAAATCTGAAAAGATTTCTAGTACAGAAAAGTTGGATGTTAAAGAAGAGGGCAAACCTCGAAGTAAACCTTCTACTCCAACAAAACAAGTTCGCTCTAAGAGTGGCAGTCCTTCTAAGATGCAGGTTTCGTTTGATTCCTCCCTTGTTTCTTCTACTGATGCTATCAGCAATGATCAGCTTTTTGAATCAATAGAAGATGAAACTCTTCCCGATTTGGGAGATTCTTCCCCTGACCATTCAGCATCATCAGATAGAGAGGGACTGAAAGTTGAAAATCTAGACGACAGCCTCAACAAAAGTATCGAAGAAATTCAAGACATGGAAATTGTGGCTGGTAATTTTGAAGGTGAAAAGGAAGGTGTGGTAGAAAAGAGCAGTTCTCCAATGCCAGATGTTGTGCCACATGTCGAGGAATCAAAGAACGAAAGTGATGAGGAAAAGGTTGTAAAGTCGATTCCCGTGATTCTGGAGCCAGCGGTAACTTCTACTCCTTCCAGAGAGGCGAGAGATTTATCACCAGCCTCTAAAGCCGGTACACCTGCATCAGCCTCTAAGTCACAGAAAGAACTGGAACTGGAAGAATACAGAGCTAAACTAGCTGAGAAGAGAAGACAAGCCAGAGAAAAGGCTGAACGGGAAGCAGAAATTGAGAGACAAAAACAAGAACAACTAAG ACTTGAGGAAGAAGAAAGGCAAAGaaaggaagaagaggaagaaaaGAAAATTGAGGAAGAAGCAGAAAGATTAGCTGAGGAGGCTAGAAGAATGGAGGGTGAGAGATTGAGAAAAGCTATTGAAGCAGAGGAACTGAGGAAAAAAGAGGAAGCTGAAAGGACTGAACAAGAAAAATTAGCT aggGAAGAGGCTGAAAGAAAACAGAAAGAAGAAGCAGAGAGAATGGAGAaagaaagaatagagaaaattaaGAGAGATGATGAGGAGAGAACAGAAAGGAAAAAG aaactaGCTGCAATTATGTCCAAAGTTAAATCAGATAAAAATCTGGCTTCACAT GGATCCGATTCAAACTTGTCCTCAATGTCCATGTCACAGAGTTTGACCAACCTGGTTTCAAATGAAGAGGAACAACCCAAAGAAGAACTTACAGTCACAACAGATTCTACTCCAAAATTCAAATCCCCTTTGTTACAAAAACTggctgaaaataaacaaaatggggGTGAAACTCCAAAATTCAAATCTCCACTTTTACAAAGTTTATTAGGAAAGAAAGGACGATTGGCAGAAAAACTGGAAGCCGAAAAATCGGAAACAGAAACTGACTCTGATAGAAGTGATACAGACACAAAAGTTTCTACAGAAACAAGGGAGATAAGTCATATAAGTGCTGATTGTAATAGTGACGCTAGTGATAGTAGCGACAATAATTCTGTGATAAACGCTGATACGTTAAACAATGGTATTCATAACGGACATATAAAAGAATTGGTAGATTCTAG